In Paenibacillus durus, the DNA window ATGTCCCGCGCTCAGCAGACCCTCAATCGTAAATCCCCCCACGCCTCTGAATTCCTCTAATTCACAATCCCCCTTTGCGGTCATCAGCCCGTTCAGAACACAGTTCTCGCCTATGACGCTGCCATCGATATGGAGGATACCGTCCAATTTCATTGTATTGATCCGCAGAGGCCCTCCGAGGCTCATTATACCATTAACTTCCATGCCTTCGGTAAACAATCCTCCTTTCACCCGAATCTGCCCGTTCGCTTTGAATAACCGCGCATTTAGCGAACCCTCGACTTTCCCCACTCCGTCTATAAGGACTTTGTCGTAAGCCCCTCCCGCAGCGCTGCCGACTCCATTAAGGATAAGATCCGGCCGCTGCCCTAGCTCCTTATCTTCCTCTGTCACTCTACGATAACCTCCCTTTCAACTGTTCAACCAAATCTCCGAGCGTCACTTTCGCAACCAGCCGGACACCCTCATCGAAATAGAGTTCAGCCGGCGACGGCGCTAGCAGAAATAAGGCAACGCCCATTTTCCGGACAAAATAAAGCTCGCACGGCTTACCTGTCAGCGCGCCGGCATGCTTCTCCAGCGTACGCAGCAAAAGCCTTCCTTCATCCAGACTCATCTCCCCTCTGGCAAGTAAAGTGTCCGCCGCATACAAATGCAGAAGCTGCTCGAAGGAATACAAGCCCTCATTGCTCTGAACCTCCGGTCCATACGCAGACATTGCAATATCCGTAACAATGTTTCGTTCTATTATAGCCTCTTTGGTCAAACGGATCTCGCTATACCCTTCCGTATTGGACAGTCTGCTGGCGAGCTCATCAAGCGAAAGATCATCCTTCATATTTAAGATATTTCGAATCCGGGCTTGAATAAGCATGCTTGGAAAAAAGGTCTCCTGTCCAGTAAACGTGGATTTTCGGATAAACCATTCTTCCGGAATGAGCTGCTTGCGCTTCCAGCGGTAAAGCTGTCCGTATGAAATTCCGGTAAGGTCCAGAAGCTCCTTTTTTGATATTAAATCATCCTCCATTTTCTTCACCTCATAAACGCATTGTAACATAACATTGTTACGTTGTAAAACTGTCGCTGCCCTGTGTGCTGAATATAAATGGTTAACTTTTGGTGTTTTGTTGGTATAATGCAATTAAAGGCAATGTGCAGTTACATTAATCGATATACTAAGGAAGGATCGACATGCTAAAGACCAAACGCATTAAGCAAATTCAGGATTATATCATTGAACACAACACCGTGTCGCTCGACGAACTCGTTGCTGTATTCGATGTTTCCAAAAATACGATTAGACGGGATATCCAGGAACTGGTCGAAGGAGGGGAAGTTAAGAAGGTGTATGGCGGTGTAGCCGCTGTAAACCCGCCTCTCATTTCTTTTAACGACAGAAAGTCGCAGAACCACAGCGAAAAACAGAGAATTGCCAAAGCTGCTGCGGGGTATGTAACTGACGGGGATATTATATACATTGATTCCGGAACAACCACTCTTGAGATGATTGAATATATTAAGCATTTGAACTTGACCGTTATTACAAGCAATCTTGACTTCATCCTTGGTTCTCTGCCTTACGGCAATTTGAATGTCATTTCAACTGGCGGTGTCCTGGAGCGCAAGACAAAATCATTTGCCAGCTTCAAAAATATGGACCTGCTGAAAGCGTACAATATTAATAAAGCGTTTATGGCTTCAACCGGCATTTCAATCTTGAGCGGCGTAACCAATTCATCTCCGCTCGAGAGCGAAATCAAGCAAATCGTGGTCGAACGCTGCCGGGAAGTGTTCTTGCTTGTAGACCACAACAAATTTGGCAAGCATGCGCTCATGACCTACTGCAAGCTGGAAGATATCGATTATTTGGTTACCGGCACCATGCCCGGGAGCGATTACCAGCAGTTTGCGGAGGAGAACAATATCAAGCTTGTCATAGCCGATGAATAACAGGCAGCCAAGCCGAATATCAACGCCTGCTCACACAAAAGCGCGTTCCCTCCGGGTCCGGAGAGGACGCGCTTTAATTGTATATATCTCAATTGCGAGCCGCAGGTCAGGCTTTCGCTCCTTCGGCAACCTCTTCGGCCGCCGGTTCCGCAGCCCCTTCTTCGGCCGCAGGCTCTGCCTGGACAGCAGGCGGCGCGATCTTAACGACCAGCGTTTCCGGATCTGTCAGCACTTCCCATCCCGGATGCTTCGGCAGGTCTGAAACGAGCAGATGATCTCCGATATTCAAGCTGCTTACGTCCACTTCAAATACGGATTCCAGCTTGTCCGGCAGTGTGCGGATATCCAGCTCATGCAGCTCGACCGTCTGCACGCCTCCGGCTTTAACCCCTTCCGGCGTACCGGTAAAATGCAGGGCTACCTTAGTGTCCAGCTCGGCTTTCAAATCAATGACATGGAAGTCGATATGCAGCAGCTTTTTGGTCAAAGGCTGGCGCTGTACGCCCTGAATAATCACATCTTTGGTGCCGGACGCCGGCAGTTCCGCTTTCACAATCGCCCGCGGATTTTTGCTCAGAATACTGTCTATCGTTTTTGCATCCGCGCTAAGGGAAAGGGATTCAGAACCCGCACCGTAGATGACAACAGGCACCAGGCCCTGTCTCCGCTGCGCGGCAGGCTTCCCGGTTCTTTCCATCAATCGTACTGCTTCACTCATTACCAATTCCTCCTAAGTATGGATTTAAAAACATAAGACCGATTAGATCTATATTCTAATCAGTCTCATACTAACCATATTGCTTTGCTGTGCAACCAGTATAGCACTCCTGAAAACGAGAGTCAAAATTGTCATTTTACCCAAATTAATCCAAAATTCGCGATTTTCTGCCTTTGGTCAATATTATTCGAGTCTAACTCGCTTTTTGCCCGTAGAGAGAGTAAAATAACGGTAATCCATATAACAGGAGTGATGAATATGCGGCAAATTTCTTCAGGAGAAGGTCGGTTTTACATTGCCGGAGATGGAGAAGACCTTGCTGAAATTACATACAAGTTGGACAATTCCAAGACAATGATCGTCGATCATACGTATGTATCGGAACAACTGCGGGGTCAGGGAGCAGGCGAAGAGCTGGTCAAAGCGGTTGTAGAAAAAGCAAGAAACGAGGGACTATCGATCATCCCTCAATGCTCCTACGCCGCGCATCAATTCAAGAAGCATCCCGAGTACGGGGACGTGCTGAATGAGAACGGAAGCGGTCTGTCTTAAACAAACTGCCCGTTATTCGCAGCGAAATGTCCGCTCGGGCTGCGATTCCAATGATTAGGAGGAAACGGGTTTGGCGACACAGGAAATTTTACGAGAAATAGAGGAATTGCAGCGCCGCTGCGAAGATTATGATGGCATATCGCTGAAGCTTAACTGGGATTCGCTACGAAGCGAACCGGGGTCTGGAGGCGCTCAGTGGCTCTATACTTACGAAGAGGGGCTGCTGGCCGGATTTATCGGACTGTACAGCTTCGGCGGCGAAGTTGAAGTTTGCGGAATGGTGCGGCCCGGCTACCGCCGGCGCGGCATCTTCACCTCATTATGGCAGCAGGCCTATAAACAGATCGTCCGCATGAAGGCGAAGAGCATACTGCTCAATGCGCCGGCGGCTTCCAAATCCGCCTCCGGCTTTCTGAAGACCCTGCCGCTCGAGTTCAATCATGCGGAATACCAGATGAAATGGGACTATGAGAAGGCTGAGGACCGTTCAGCTTTCGAGAACAAGATCCTGCCTGATGACATGGTGATCCTTCGTCCCGCCCGCGCCGACGAGAAGAGACTGCTCGCCGTTCTCGACAGCATGGGCTTCAATACGACGCTGGAAGAAGCGGTAGAAATGTATGAAGAACTGGATGGGGAAAGCAGCAATGAGCATATCATTATTGAGCTTGAGGGGCAGCCCGTAGGCAAAATGCGGCTGTGGACAGAACATCACGAAA includes these proteins:
- a CDS encoding YhbD family protein; this translates as MEDDLISKKELLDLTGISYGQLYRWKRKQLIPEEWFIRKSTFTGQETFFPSMLIQARIRNILNMKDDLSLDELASRLSNTEGYSEIRLTKEAIIERNIVTDIAMSAYGPEVQSNEGLYSFEQLLHLYAADTLLARGEMSLDEGRLLLRTLEKHAGALTGKPCELYFVRKMGVALFLLAPSPAELYFDEGVRLVAKVTLGDLVEQLKGRLS
- a CDS encoding DeoR/GlpR family DNA-binding transcription regulator, whose product is MLKTKRIKQIQDYIIEHNTVSLDELVAVFDVSKNTIRRDIQELVEGGEVKKVYGGVAAVNPPLISFNDRKSQNHSEKQRIAKAAAGYVTDGDIIYIDSGTTTLEMIEYIKHLNLTVITSNLDFILGSLPYGNLNVISTGGVLERKTKSFASFKNMDLLKAYNINKAFMASTGISILSGVTNSSPLESEIKQIVVERCREVFLLVDHNKFGKHALMTYCKLEDIDYLVTGTMPGSDYQQFAEENNIKLVIADE
- a CDS encoding 50S ribosomal protein L25 yields the protein MSEAVRLMERTGKPAAQRRQGLVPVVIYGAGSESLSLSADAKTIDSILSKNPRAIVKAELPASGTKDVIIQGVQRQPLTKKLLHIDFHVIDLKAELDTKVALHFTGTPEGVKAGGVQTVELHELDIRTLPDKLESVFEVDVSSLNIGDHLLVSDLPKHPGWEVLTDPETLVVKIAPPAVQAEPAAEEGAAEPAAEEVAEGAKA
- a CDS encoding GNAT family N-acetyltransferase; protein product: MRQISSGEGRFYIAGDGEDLAEITYKLDNSKTMIVDHTYVSEQLRGQGAGEELVKAVVEKARNEGLSIIPQCSYAAHQFKKHPEYGDVLNENGSGLS
- a CDS encoding GNAT family N-acetyltransferase, with the protein product MATQEILREIEELQRRCEDYDGISLKLNWDSLRSEPGSGGAQWLYTYEEGLLAGFIGLYSFGGEVEVCGMVRPGYRRRGIFTSLWQQAYKQIVRMKAKSILLNAPAASKSASGFLKTLPLEFNHAEYQMKWDYEKAEDRSAFENKILPDDMVILRPARADEKRLLAVLDSMGFNTTLEEAVEMYEELDGESSNEHIIIELEGQPVGKMRLWTEHHETWIYAFTVDERMRGRGIGRSALIQTIQRERRIGNGINLEVALDNPNALGLYESCGFVITNKQDYYRYIS